Below is a genomic region from Vibrio cortegadensis.
TGGTTAATGGCAGCAATAGGGCATAAGCTTGAATTATCTCTAGGCGGCCCTGCTATTTATAACGATAAGAAAACCATTAGAGCGAAGCTTGGTGGACGTATCGCCCCATCCGCTCTGCATTTATCTCAATTGCAAAAATTACTCGCGGGGAGAATTCTTATTTGGATCCTCGTGCAAAGTGCTCTATTGCTGCTTTTCTATCAAGGTATCTAGCGTGTTTTCTCTTTTATCTCGACCATCTCTATTAACTTGTTTTGTCATAGGTACGAATGCACTGTGGTCTAGTTTTGCAATGTCCGCGACTTCAACCACTGACGGTAATAAAATCAAGCGAGTCATTAGCCTAGCACCTCATGCCACTGAAATTGCCTATGCAGCAGGTTTAGGCGATAAGCTGATCGCGGTGAGTGCGCATAGTGATTACCCAGACGCGGCAAAATCGTTAGAAAAAGTAGCGAATTATCAAGGCATAAAACTCGAGCGAATTATTGCTCTGCAACCTGATTTGATCCTTGCTTGGCCTGCTGGAAACCCGCCGAGAGAGCTAGATAAACTTCGTCAATTTGGATTTACTATTTACGATTCTGAAACGAAAACATTGGAAGATATCGCAAAAAACATCGAGCAGATGAGTCAATTTTCAGATGACCCCAATATTGGATTACAAGCGGCGAAGCTATACCGAAAAGGGTTAGCGAAACTCAAGCAACAGTATGAAGTATCACAGCCAGTTCGCTACTTCTATCAACTCAGTGAAAAGCCAATCATCACGGTTGCACAAGGTAATTGGCCGAGTGAAATTTTTCGTTTCTGCGGTGGAGAGAATATCTTTGCTAATAGTTCTGCGCCTTACCCCCAAGTCAGTATTGAGCAAGTGGTGATAAAGCAACCCGATGTTATCTTCACTTCTGAACATGCAATACAAGATCAAAGCCAATGGGCAAATTGGAAAGCTGAAATCCCTGCAGTGAAAAACCAGCATATGTGGTCATTAAATTCAGACTGGATCAACAGACCAACCCCAAGAACATTAAACGCAATTAAAGAAGTGTGCGCTCGCTTCGAATACACTCGTCAAAACCGCTAACTTTTTAAGAAAATATCTCGTACAATTCGCGTCCTATCCTGTCCCGTAAACTTAACAAGAGCGATCAGTAACATGGACTCCATGCTGCTTTACTTCATTGATTTATTTGGCACTGCTATCTTTGCCATATCTGGTGTTATTCTCGCCGGACGCCTAAAAATGGACCCTTTTGGCGTAATTGTACTTGGAAGTGTAACTGCGATTGGCGGAGGTACTATCCGCGACATGGCCCTTGGTGCTACCCCTGTATTTTGGATCACCGATAATACGTATTTGTGGGTAATTTTAATCACCTGTTTACTCACGATGATTTTAGTTCGTCGTCCTAAACGTCTACCTTGGTGGGTACTGCCCGTTTGTGATGCGATTGGTCTCGCTGCGTTCGTTGGTATTGGTGTAGAGAAGTCTTTAATATATCAAGATTCATCACTTGTTGCCGTCATCATGGGCGTAATCACTGGCTGTGGTGGCGGTATTATCCGAGATATCTTAGCACGTGAAGTCCCTATGGTTTTACGTAGTGAAGTGTACGCGACCGCTTGTATTGCTGGTGGCGCAGTACATACTATCGCTCTTGCCATGAACCTCGATAACTCTAGTGCATTTTTAGCAGGCGTGTTTGTTACCTTATTCATTCGACTTGGCGCAATTCGCTGGCACTTATCTCTTCCGACGTTTGCGTTGAACAAATAGCGATAGTAAGACCAAAGAAACAAAAAGCCCGCTATGTCAGCGGGCTTTGTCTATTAGTGAATAAGCAAAAGTGAAACTCTATCCGTTTGCTTAAATTTTTGCGTGTAACTCCTGAACGGAAGTGACTGTATTTCGGTCATCTTCTTGGTGCGCCATACACACCGCAAATGCTGCATTTAGCGTTGTCGTGTAGTTCACTTTCTCAGCTAACGCTCCGCGACGAAGTACTTTCGAATCTTCAATCGCTTGACGACCAGCGGCGGTATTCACAATGTAGGTGTACTCATTATTCTTAATACGGTCAAGAATATGAGGACGACCTTCATGGACTTTATTCACTAAGCGAGGGTTGATGCCCGCTTCGCCGAGAATAACCGCAGTGCCGTGAGTCGCATCCAACTGATAACCCAGTTTAATTAGCTTAGAAGCTAAATCGACTACGCGCTCTTTGTCTTCTTCACGAACAGATAGAAGCGCACGCCCGCCTTCTGGGTAAACATTGCCACATCCAAGTTCCGCTTTCGCATAAGCTTCAGCGAATGTTGCACCAACCCCCATCACTTCACCCGTAGAGCGCATTTCTGGCCCTAATAGTGGGTCAACACCAGGGAACTTGTTGAACGGTAATACCACCTCTTTTACAGAGTAGTAAGGCGGAATAATCTCTTTAGTAAAGCCTTGAGACTCTAGAGACTGACCTGCCATTACACGAGCAGCAATCTTCGCAACAGGTGCACTGGTTGCCTTAGAAACAAACGGAACCGTACGCGCAGCTCGAGGGTTAACTTCAATAAGGTAGACTTGATTATTCTTAACCGCAAACTGAGTATTCATAAGACCACGAACGCCCAATTCGAAAGCAAGCTTTTCAACTTGTTCGCGCATCACGTCTTGAATTTCTTGGCTGAGAGTATAAGCAGGAAGAGAACATGCAGAGTCACCAGAGTGAACCCCCGCTTGCTCGATGTGTTCCATAATACCCGCAATAACAACACGTTCGCCATCACAAATGGCATCCACATCCACTTCAACCGCGTCATCTAAGAAGCTATCAAGTAGTACTGGTGATTCATTTGAAACACTCACTGCTTCATTAAAGTAGCGACGTAAATCTTGCTCATCGTAGACAATTTCCATTGCTCGGCCACCCAATACATACGAAGGGCGAACGACAAGCGGGAAACCGATTTCACGTGACTTTTCAACAGCCTGCTCCATCGTCGTTACGGTAGCGTTTTCTGGTTGTAAAAGACCTAAACGATCTACAGCCACTTGGAAACGCTCACGGTCTTCAGCTCGGTCGATGGCATCAGGGCTTGTACCAATAATTGGCACACCAGCCGCTTCAAGTTCACGCGCCAGTTTAAGTGGTGTTTGACCACCGTACTGAACAATCACACCTTTTGGTTTTTCAACACGAACAATCGCTAATACATCTTCCAAGGTAACAGGCTCGAAGTATAAACGGTCAGAGGTATCATAATCGGTAGAAACAGTTTCAGGGTTACAGTTGACCATGATGGTTTCGTAGCCATCTTCACGTAGTGCTAAAGAAGCGTGTACACAACAGTAATCAAATTCAATACCTTGGCCGATACGGTTTGGACCGCCACCCAAGATCATGATTTTCTCTTTATCTGTCGGATTCGCTTCACACTCTTCATCGTAAGATGAGTACATGTACGCGGTATCTGAAGAGAATTCAGCCGCACACGTATCTACGCGCTTATATACTGGGTGAATGTCATATTGGTCACGTAGACGACGAATTTCACTTTCAGCAACACCTAGAATCTTAGACAGGCGAGCATCGGCAAAACCTTTGCGCTTCAGCTTATTCAACATCTCTTTATTTAAGCCAGCAAAGCCACTCGCTTTCACGTCTTGCTCAAGCTTGACAATGTCTTCGATTTGAACCAAGAACCAGCGGTCAATATTGGTAAGGTTAAATACGCCGTCCACCGACATACCGGCACGGAAGGCATCTGCGATATACCAAATGCGATCCGAACCTGCTTCTTTTAGCTCATGGCGAATCGTGGTTAGTGCGTCTGGTGCATCTAGATCAACCATCTCATCGAAGCCCGTCGCACCAACTTCTAGACCACGCAATGCTTTTTGCAGAGATTCTTGTTGGTTACGACCAATGGCCATCACTTCGCCAACTGACTTCATTTGTGTCGTTAAGCGGTCATTTGCACCTGCAAATTTCTCGAAGTTAAAGCGTGGAATCTTAGTCACAACATAGTCGATTGTTGGTTCGAAAGATGCTGGAGTTGCCCCACCAGTGATGTCATTCATTAACTCATCTAGCGTGAAGCCAATAGCCAGTTTTGCGGCAATTTTCGCGATAGGGAAGCCAGTCGCTTTAGAGGCAAGAGCAGATGAACGTGATACACGTGGGTTCATCTCAATGATAACCATACGGCCATCTTTCGGGTTGATACCAAACTGTACGTTTGAACCACCCGTTTCAACACCAATCTCGCGCAATACTGCAAGAGAAGCATTACGCATTAGTTGGTATTCTTTGTCCGTAAGTGTTTGAGCCGGAGCAACCGTGATTGAGTCACCGGTATGAATACCCATCGGGTCGAAGTTTTCAATCGCACAAACGATGATGCAGTTGTCGTTTTTATCACGAACCACTTCCATCTCGTACTCTTTCCAACCGATAAGAGATTCATCAATAAGCAGCTCATTCGTTGGCGAAAGGTCTAAACCTCGGCGACAAATCTCTTCAAACTCTTCTTTGTTGTATGCGATACCACCGCCTGTACCACCCATAGTGAATGAAGGGCGAATAATACAAGGGAAGCCAACCATATCTAAAACTTTGTAAGCTTCTTCCATTGTTTTAGCGGTATCAGCCGTTGGACACTCAAGACCAATCGACTTCATTGCTTTATCAAAACGAGAACGGTCTTCCGCTTTATCAATCGCGTCAGCCGTTGCACCAATCATCTCAACACCAAACTCTTCAAGCACTCCGTACTTTTCTAAATCTAGCGCACAGTTAAGCGCAGTTTGCCCACCCATTGTAGGAAGCACTGCATCTGGCTTCTCTTTCGCGATGATATTGCGAACCACTTCCCAATGAATAGGTTCAATGTAAGTCGCATCCGCCATATCTGGATCAGTCATGATGGTTGCTGGGTTCGAGTTTACAAGAATAACTCGGTAGCCTTCTTCGCGCAGGGCTTTACAGGCTTGAGCACCAGAGTAATCGAATTCACAAGCCTGACCGATAACAATCGGGCCAGCACCTAGAATAAGAACGCTTTTAATGTCAGTACGTTTTGGCATTGTCTACTACTCCGATTTACGCTGTATGCAATTTAATTAATTCAATAAAGTGGTCGAACAGCGGTGCTGCATCTTCTGGTCCAGGGCTAGCTTCTGGGTGACCTTGGAAGCTAAAGGCTGGTTTGTCTGTACGATGAATTCCCTGCAAAGAGCCATCAAATAAAGACTTATGCGTTGCTCGCAAGTTTTCAGGAAGTGTCGCTTCATCAGCCGCAAAGCCGTGGTTTTGTGAAGTAATCATCACAACATCACGCTCCAAATCTTTCACCGGATGGTTTGCACCGTGGTGACCAAACTTCATCTTCACTGTTTTAGCGCCAGACGCTAGAGCTAGAATTTGGTGACCTAAACAGATACCGAAAATCGGTATACCTTTTTCTAGGAACACTTTGGTTGCTTCAATCGCGTAAGTACATGGCTCTGGGTCGCCTGGGCCGTTTGATAGGAAAACGCCGTCTGGATTCAGTGCTAATACTTCTTCTGCTGATGTTTCCGCTGGAACAACCGTTAGGCGGCAGCCGCGGTCAACAAGCATACGCAAGATGTTACGCTTTGCTCCGAAGTCATAAGCGACAACGTGGTATGGCAATTCGCTATCATCTTTCGCTTCAGGAAGGCCACCCGTAAGCGTCCACGAACCCTGCTTCCATTGATACGCTTCTTTTGTTGTAACTTCTTTCGCAAGATCCATACCTTTCAAGCCAGGAAATTCTTTTGCCTTAGCAAGAGCCAAAGCTTCATCGATATGGCTACCTTTCAAAGATGCACAAGCAACGATGCAACCGTTTTGAGCGCCTTTCTCACGCAAGATTCGAGTTAACTTGCGCGTATCGATATCAGCAATACCAACGATATTTTGTGATTTAAGATAATCAGAAAGGGATTGTTCATTACGGAAATTAGAAGCGATGAGGGGGAGATCGCGAATTACAAGGCCTTGGGCATGGATAGAAGAGGATTCTTCATCTTCGGAATTGGTTCCGGTATTGCCTATATGGGGATAAGTGAGGGTAACAATTTGTTGGGAATAGGAAGGATCAGTGAGGATTTCTTGGTACCCCGTCATCGAGGTGTTAAAAACGACTTCTCCAACAGCGGAACCATCTGCGCCTATGGACTCACCGTGGAATACCGTCCCATCTTCTAGGACTAGCAGTGCTGACTTACTCAAGGCAACCTCCAGAATAAAAATGCATTAAAGTTGATTTAATTTGCAATTCTACCTTCCTTTACGCGATTAACCAGCGTTTTTATGGAAATTAGACAAATTGGCGGTATTCTATTGATTAGCGTGATTTGTGTCAACATTCACTCGAAAATAAATATGGTTTTTTAACGCGAAATTCGAACTTTCACCCTAAAAGCCCCAAAACAGAACATTTAGATGTAATAAACAGCTCAAAACCAGTAAAACTATTATTTGGGATAAAAATACACACTAACAATCGATCATAAGAACAAATAGACAATACGCAATCGTTACTTTAAATAATTTGATACAAATTATAAGAACAATAACGAAAAATAGACACCAAACACCCAAAACAACAAGTAAACACCTTGGATATAATGAGATTTTAGTGAATAAATATGAAGAAGAGTGGTGAGAAAAAGGTAGGGAATTTCTATGCGCCGAGAGATCTCAGCGCATAATTATCTACTTAAAGGTCATTTAAGCCTAAAACATCAGTCATTGTATAGAAGCCAGCAGGCTTTTCATTTAGCCAAACCGCAGCTTTAATGGCACCATTAGCAAAGGTCATACGATCGGTCGCTTTATGAGTGATCTCAACACGTTCACCAATATCGGCAAACATTGCCGTGTGCTCTCCAATAATGTCACCTGCGCGAATCGTTGCAAAACCAATTTCATCTTTTGTACGTTCGCCAGTTATCCCTTCGCGAGACCAAACTGCCACATCATTGAGATCATTTCCCATTGCATCTGCAATAGCTTCTCCCATGCCAATCGCAGTACCTGATGGCGCATCAACTTTATGACGATGGTGTGCCTCTACAATTTCCACGTCACAATAATCACCCATCACTTTCGCGGCTTTTTCCAGCAACTTAAAGACTAAGTTAACACCCACGCTATAGTTAGGTGCCATAATGATCGGAATTTCTTTCGCAGCATGAGCGATCACTTGTTTCTCTTCTTCAGAAAAACCCGTTGTGCCAATCACCAGTTTTTTACCATGCTGACGGCATAATTCGATGTTAACTAGAGTACTTACTGGTGCGGTGAAATCGACAATGACGTCAAACTGCTCAATTGATTTTTCTAAGTTATCAACCAGAGAAACATTAAAATGCCCCTCACCGCAGAGTTCACCAATATCGACGCCAATGAGGGAAGATTCAGGACGCTCAGAGCCAGCTCCAACAGCAGCGCCTGAGTGATGATGTGTTGCTTTTACGAGGTTTCGGCCCATTCGGCCTGCTGCTCCTGCAATCGCAATTCGAACCATTGCGTTGTTCTCCTTTTGTGATGATGAACACAATGTAACGTAAAGCGTTACTCCGTGCTAGAGTTTTAAACCCTATGACTACCGCCTAAATTCTTTTATAACTCGCTCTAAAATTGGAACATTCGCTTCAGGAAATGCATACTTAGCTAGGTTTTCGACGGCCACCCACTCCCCTTGTTGCCCCTCTTTGCCATACGGTTCATGTTTAAATTGGCTCACTACGATGAAGTCAAATTTTAGAGATTTATCCGGGTAATCAAACTCCAAATGTTCGAATAAGGATTGTTCAACAATCTCAATACCAATTTCTTCGTTTAATTCACGGTTCATCGCATCCTCGATGGATTCCCCCTCTTCTACTTTGCCACCAGGGAACTCCCAAAAGCCTCCTTTATGAACGTGATCCGGGCGCTTTGTGATAA
It encodes:
- the mutT gene encoding 8-oxo-dGTP diphosphatase MutT produces the protein MKRVHIVAAIIFNSDKSQVFITKRPDHVHKGGFWEFPGGKVEEGESIEDAMNRELNEEIGIEIVEQSLFEHLEFDYPDKSLKFDFIVVSQFKHEPYGKEGQQGEWVAVENLAKYAFPEANVPILERVIKEFRR
- the btuF gene encoding vitamin B12 ABC transporter substrate-binding protein BtuF, which encodes MSATSTTDGNKIKRVISLAPHATEIAYAAGLGDKLIAVSAHSDYPDAAKSLEKVANYQGIKLERIIALQPDLILAWPAGNPPRELDKLRQFGFTIYDSETKTLEDIAKNIEQMSQFSDDPNIGLQAAKLYRKGLAKLKQQYEVSQPVRYFYQLSEKPIITVAQGNWPSEIFRFCGGENIFANSSAPYPQVSIEQVVIKQPDVIFTSEHAIQDQSQWANWKAEIPAVKNQHMWSLNSDWINRPTPRTLNAIKEVCARFEYTRQNR
- the carB gene encoding carbamoyl-phosphate synthase large subunit is translated as MPKRTDIKSVLILGAGPIVIGQACEFDYSGAQACKALREEGYRVILVNSNPATIMTDPDMADATYIEPIHWEVVRNIIAKEKPDAVLPTMGGQTALNCALDLEKYGVLEEFGVEMIGATADAIDKAEDRSRFDKAMKSIGLECPTADTAKTMEEAYKVLDMVGFPCIIRPSFTMGGTGGGIAYNKEEFEEICRRGLDLSPTNELLIDESLIGWKEYEMEVVRDKNDNCIIVCAIENFDPMGIHTGDSITVAPAQTLTDKEYQLMRNASLAVLREIGVETGGSNVQFGINPKDGRMVIIEMNPRVSRSSALASKATGFPIAKIAAKLAIGFTLDELMNDITGGATPASFEPTIDYVVTKIPRFNFEKFAGANDRLTTQMKSVGEVMAIGRNQQESLQKALRGLEVGATGFDEMVDLDAPDALTTIRHELKEAGSDRIWYIADAFRAGMSVDGVFNLTNIDRWFLVQIEDIVKLEQDVKASGFAGLNKEMLNKLKRKGFADARLSKILGVAESEIRRLRDQYDIHPVYKRVDTCAAEFSSDTAYMYSSYDEECEANPTDKEKIMILGGGPNRIGQGIEFDYCCVHASLALREDGYETIMVNCNPETVSTDYDTSDRLYFEPVTLEDVLAIVRVEKPKGVIVQYGGQTPLKLARELEAAGVPIIGTSPDAIDRAEDRERFQVAVDRLGLLQPENATVTTMEQAVEKSREIGFPLVVRPSYVLGGRAMEIVYDEQDLRRYFNEAVSVSNESPVLLDSFLDDAVEVDVDAICDGERVVIAGIMEHIEQAGVHSGDSACSLPAYTLSQEIQDVMREQVEKLAFELGVRGLMNTQFAVKNNQVYLIEVNPRAARTVPFVSKATSAPVAKIAARVMAGQSLESQGFTKEIIPPYYSVKEVVLPFNKFPGVDPLLGPEMRSTGEVMGVGATFAEAYAKAELGCGNVYPEGGRALLSVREEDKERVVDLASKLIKLGYQLDATHGTAVILGEAGINPRLVNKVHEGRPHILDRIKNNEYTYIVNTAAGRQAIEDSKVLRRGALAEKVNYTTTLNAAFAVCMAHQEDDRNTVTSVQELHAKI
- the carA gene encoding glutamine-hydrolyzing carbamoyl-phosphate synthase small subunit translates to MSKSALLVLEDGTVFHGESIGADGSAVGEVVFNTSMTGYQEILTDPSYSQQIVTLTYPHIGNTGTNSEDEESSSIHAQGLVIRDLPLIASNFRNEQSLSDYLKSQNIVGIADIDTRKLTRILREKGAQNGCIVACASLKGSHIDEALALAKAKEFPGLKGMDLAKEVTTKEAYQWKQGSWTLTGGLPEAKDDSELPYHVVAYDFGAKRNILRMLVDRGCRLTVVPAETSAEEVLALNPDGVFLSNGPGDPEPCTYAIEATKVFLEKGIPIFGICLGHQILALASGAKTVKMKFGHHGANHPVKDLERDVVMITSQNHGFAADEATLPENLRATHKSLFDGSLQGIHRTDKPAFSFQGHPEASPGPEDAAPLFDHFIELIKLHTA
- the dapB gene encoding 4-hydroxy-tetrahydrodipicolinate reductase → MVRIAIAGAAGRMGRNLVKATHHHSGAAVGAGSERPESSLIGVDIGELCGEGHFNVSLVDNLEKSIEQFDVIVDFTAPVSTLVNIELCRQHGKKLVIGTTGFSEEEKQVIAHAAKEIPIIMAPNYSVGVNLVFKLLEKAAKVMGDYCDVEIVEAHHRHKVDAPSGTAIGMGEAIADAMGNDLNDVAVWSREGITGERTKDEIGFATIRAGDIIGEHTAMFADIGERVEITHKATDRMTFANGAIKAAVWLNEKPAGFYTMTDVLGLNDL
- a CDS encoding TRIC cation channel family protein, producing the protein MDSMLLYFIDLFGTAIFAISGVILAGRLKMDPFGVIVLGSVTAIGGGTIRDMALGATPVFWITDNTYLWVILITCLLTMILVRRPKRLPWWVLPVCDAIGLAAFVGIGVEKSLIYQDSSLVAVIMGVITGCGGGIIRDILAREVPMVLRSEVYATACIAGGAVHTIALAMNLDNSSAFLAGVFVTLFIRLGAIRWHLSLPTFALNK